The genomic interval AGCTTCAAATCAACAAATCATTAGCGACCTCTTCCAACAGTTCATCTAGTATGAACTCCCATGTATCAACAACAATCTCTTCACTTTCCAATTGAAGATTCATCCAAGTGCCATCTTCCAGATCTATGTTAACTAGCTGGTTCAATGTTCTCGGAAATTGATTATGGAGATGTCTCTCGATatgcttatttatttcttggATGAGGTTTTCTCCCATTGGAGGTGGCTGTATCTTGTGCCTGAGAAAAGATAAACAAGGAGGGTTTCTAAAATATGTCTCCTGGATTACTGTTATAGCTTCACAGGTACAATCAAAAGGGAGCTTTAGATCGTCTGCTTGATTGCCTTGATGTAGTTCTTCAACCAAGCACGGGCTGATCAATTCATCTTCTAGATACCACACCTCTAGGTTTTGGCATGTGTATAGTTCTGATAGCTCCAGCATTGCTTTTATGTAACCTATCCTGGCATCCTCGTCCTCCCAGAAAACCCCTTGGTCTGATATAACATCTGGTGTGTGGGCCATCGTCATATCTTGATGCAACTTACCTGTGGATTATTGGAATACCAAAAGACCAATTTTAGATTACAACTCATATTTTCTTAAGGTTAacagaaaatatagttttgatATGCTTAGATTAGATGTTACGTTTTATCATAGTTTCATGATCAGGACTGTCAACATCTTCATGGAAGAAAGGATCGAGAACAGATACAGGACTGGGTTGCTCTTGCTTTTCATGGTTTCCTTCGGGTGAAATTTGTGATATAAGTTCAAGTGATGGACTTGATCTGGGAGTTTTTGGTTCTTGTTGCTCTAGACTATCGACCGCATTCTCAGGATAGCTCAGCAACATCCCTGCTTGTTCTCTATCAGGTTCTACTCCTTCAACCATTTCCTGCAATGTAGATAAATGCATTATAATTCAAGCAACAATAGAGACTAGATGGAATATCACTAAGTATTGGTGTCAACATACGGGCAGTGAGTTACATCTCCACTGCTCTTTTAGGATTGTCTCTGCACTACACATTGTTTCGGAGCAAGCTGGCTTGGCAATTTCTTCAATGTGCACAATGTCACCTGCAAATATTCCATAATACTTAGAGAAGTACCAtgtaatatttgataattttaatGACTATGCTATTGAGTACTCACCATCTTGTTCAGTTTCTTGTTTCATGGAGTGTCTATCTTGATTAGCCTTGCCATCCAGCACTCCACATGCAACACTCCCTGAATCTTCGTCAGACTGATCTGTTTCTTTTGCATATTCTGTCCTCCCAGCCTTGTGAATGGCAGAAATATTTGTCTCTTCAGGTGAAAGGTCAATGCAGTCTTTTACCCTGGGGCTACTCCTAGGTGATGATGCATTGCATTGAGGGAGGGAAAGCATTCCTATCAAGGACTTTGAGGTATGAACTGTTGGATGCTTGgttatttgacttttatacTCTAGAATATCTGTCAGATGTTTCTTCGCCTCTTCATAGAAGATGGACTTAGACGTAATTATGTCTCTGTTAATTTCACCTAGTTCATCGTTCCTTTGCTTTTGTTTACCACTGGTCGAAGGTCTCAAATCGTCCTTATCTATACCTGAAGCTTTCCATGCTAAAGTCCGTTCATGTACCTGTTTAGAATCCTTTCTGACTGTAAAAACTGAATCATGGATCCAAAGTGAATCTCTTTGCAAATCATCTTCATACACTGATGGTCTTTCTCTTCTAGTTCCACTGGTCACAATTTTGAATCTCCTCCTGACTTCcttaattgaaaattttgaactcTCTGTTGCACTGTATTTTGGAGATTGCTGCTGCAAACATGTAGAGGCTGTAGCTACAGCTGTATCAATCCCTCTTGGATTTGGCTTTAGTATAACTATTTTGTTAACTGTCTTACTACTATTGGTTCCTTCTGATGTACCCTTTATAACTGATTTATCTTTTCTCCAGAAAAAGATATGCCTGCCCTCTTTACCATGTGTTTTGACAGCCACCTCCTGCTGCTTCGAATTCTTAGTATTTTCACCTTTTTCAACCATTTTCCTTGGATCTAACTTGGTCACTACCTGTCTGTTTTGATTCCTTTGGGTGCTCTCTTTCTCCAAAGCATGCAGACTTGGGTTCTGAAGTGTCTTCAAGAAAAGTTCCTTCTCTGGGCTTAGCATCCCAGGTTCATCTATGAGTTTATTTTGATATGGTCTGCTGCCACAAAGATGTTTTTCATTAAAAGTTTCCTTTTGCCCCCTATCTGGAGCCTCCTCATAAGCAAGTTCACAGGGTGCACTCTTCAACTCATTAAGCTTTGTATGGATGAGGGTCTTAAGTTCTGGACACAGTTCACTCTTACTTTTGCAATCATCATGTGGCCATTCATCGTGGTACCTATGGAGTTCTCCCACAAAATCTGCCAAAGAAAGTTCAAGatcattttcttcttcctgTTTCATGGACTTGGAACCACTTGGATCCAGCAAACCAGACGGAGAAGCCATGGCTCTGCTTGCATTGTGACTTTTGGTTCTGTTCTGTTTGCTACTCTGCATTGAGCTTTTCTCCAGACAGACATCATGTCCCAGGTCAGCTAATATTCTTTGAACCTCATCGCTGGGAATCTTTTTCATCTGTTTTACTTTACCCAGCTCGTCCTCCATGAGTCTTTTTACAGTTTGTTTCCTTGCATTGCATTCCTCTACGTTCTGAGAAATATAAGAATGATGCACTTATTTTCAGGAAGTAATCTTTAACATGCATCAAACAACATGACAAAATTGAACATTGGAAAAAGTTTGCTACATGATAGGTATGAACTTTATGGAAAGCTGAGATCAgataaactatttgatgttTACCATGCCAACATGCACTTGAATAAAATCTGATCTTAGAAAATACCCAACAGATTAAAACATAAGAATGCTAATACTGTCCACTCAAATGTTTTTCTTTGCTGGTTAATGCAGAATGCTTGAATCAAGTCCCCTTTCACCAAAGAATGGACAATGGTTGCTAAATCCAGGCCTACACATGGCAAGTAGATATTCCTCTCACTGCTTAGGAAAGAAAGAGCATATGTGGGATCATTTTTTCATGGTTTTGTTAAGCCTATTGTTTCACAACTTGCATTAGTCTAAAGCGCTAAACTTTCTCGTGCATGTTTTTGAATCAGTACCAAGTTCACATGTTGCGTTTTTCTCCATGCTTGCTCTAGTCTATATGTGTTCTGGCTCTGAAGGAAACACCTAGAATGAAGGAATTGACTACCATTAATATCAATTTGGCACTTTCAGATTCACACATCAAAGCTATTTTGTTACGCAAGTAACCAAATAACCAAGCATGGTTTGGATCACTAGAATT from Oryza brachyantha chromosome 3, ObraRS2, whole genome shotgun sequence carries:
- the LOC102700872 gene encoding uncharacterized protein LOC102700872; this encodes MGKRSQRPARQQENNTGCMWGLIGMLYFRRDAKFLLDRKQGSRRHTFSGFAGRGHSRKKSRDFEEIDEDADNVEECNARKQTVKRLMEDELGKVKQMKKIPSDEVQRILADLGHDVCLEKSSMQSSKQNRTKSHNASRAMASPSGLLDPSGSKSMKQEEENDLELSLADFVGELHRYHDEWPHDDCKSKSELCPELKTLIHTKLNELKSAPCELAYEEAPDRGQKETFNEKHLCGSRPYQNKLIDEPGMLSPEKELFLKTLQNPSLHALEKESTQRNQNRQVVTKLDPRKMVEKGENTKNSKQQEVAVKTHGKEGRHIFFWRKDKSVIKGTSEGTNSSKTVNKIVILKPNPRGIDTAVATASTCLQQQSPKYSATESSKFSIKEVRRRFKIVTSGTRRERPSVYEDDLQRDSLWIHDSVFTVRKDSKQVHERTLAWKASGIDKDDLRPSTSGKQKQRNDELGEINRDIITSKSIFYEEAKKHLTDILEYKSQITKHPTVHTSKSLIGMLSLPQCNASSPRSSPRVKDCIDLSPEETNISAIHKAGRTEYAKETDQSDEDSGSVACGVLDGKANQDRHSMKQETEQDGDIVHIEEIAKPACSETMCSAETILKEQWRCNSLPEMVEGVEPDREQAGMLLSYPENAVDSLEQQEPKTPRSSPSLELISQISPEGNHEKQEQPSPVSVLDPFFHEDVDSPDHETMIKRKLHQDMTMAHTPDVISDQGVFWEDEDARIGYIKAMLELSELYTCQNLEVWYLEDELISPCLVEELHQGNQADDLKLPFDCTCEAITVIQETYFRNPPCLSFLRHKIQPPPMGENLIQEINKHIERHLHNQFPRTLNQLVNIDLEDGTWMNLQLESEEIVVDTWEFILDELLEEVANDLLI